AGCTTATTTCCAAGACAGGTATTTTTGCCGAGGAGATAAACGGCAGAAGGTTTGGATATTATAATACTTCATATGATAGAATCCTGCAGTCCTGTAAAGAAAGTTTACAGCGCCTTAAAACAGATTATCTTGACCTGTATCTTATCCATCGGGAAGACCCTTGTTTTGATCCCTGGGAAACAGCTAGGGCATTAAAAGAATTGAAAAAAGAAGGACTTGTAAAAGAAGTAGGGGTATCCAATTTTGACCCGTTTAAATTTGATGCTCTGAATAAAGCAATGGGCGGCGAACTGGTAACAAACCAGATTGAATGGAACCCCATATGCTTTGAACACTTTAACAGCGGAATGATGGATTATCTTACAGTGAATAAAATTCACCCTATGATCTGGTCTCCGCTTGCAGGCGGAAAGCTCTTTAAAGGTGAAGAAGAACACTGTAAAAAAGCATTGGAAAAATTAAAGGAAATCGCAGGAAGACACGGAGAAGAAGCTGAAACCATTATTTATGCATGGTTAATGTATCATCCTGTTGGCGCGCTTCCTCTTTTAGGCAGCAATAAACCAAAAAGACTTGAACTTGCCTTAAAAGCATTGGACGTAAAATTAAAACATTATGAATGGTATGAAATTTACACCGCAAGCGGCCAGCAGGTATTAAGGTAAAGCGTTCTTCCGTAAGAAAACATAAGATTGGCAGGCCATTCTATAAACGCCAGAGAGAAAGTTTGCCCCTAGGCCCACAATGAACCCTTTATTGGTTTTAACCTAGGCAGCCGCATCAGGCACAGAAAGGCTTTATTGTAGCAAGATCCAATCGTTCGGGGTAACGAAGGATTGGCATAGTTTTACCTTTTCGGAAAAACCGGAGAAATGGAGTATACGTATACCCCATTTCTCCGGTTTTTTTATACTTTTATTCTCTTTTTACCGAAAAGTTATTTTCTCAAAGGAAATATTCCCCGTATTATACACTATGGCAAGCCTTTTGTATAAATACCGATAAAGTCTTTCGCATAAAGTTTATTCTGAACATCCGTTAAATTTGCCGCAACAAGCTGTTACACAAAGAAATATTTGATTTATTCTGTCACCAATCAGAATATAAAAATCTTACTTAGGTTTTTCTGATTCATATAGATTATATAAATAATACTGTGTCAATTCAATAATATACTCAAACTAATCGTTCGCTTATCAGTACAAATTATACTTAATTCCGTAATTATAGAAACCGCCTTACTTTTTTACAGTATTCCATGTATTTTTCGCCGTATATCTTTTTTAGGGATTGTTCCTCAAGCAGGATTTGCCGGTTTAAAAGCCAAATACCAATAAAAACATAAATCAATATTATCCAATTGGGAATAATTAAAAATTCACCTATGAGAATTAATCCGAATGCCGTATATATTGGATTACGGCTGATAGAAAACGCTCCCGTGGTCACAAGCGCCCCAGGGTGATCCTCGTCTAAGCCGACACGAAAACTTTTTCCAAATGAAACCAGAGCATATAGAAACAATAATATACCTATTATGCATACAATCACGCCTATCCAGCCGGCAAATTCATTGTTAAACAATTCAGCTCCTATTTTGGGCAGGCCAAATGTACTTGTCAATACAATATAAAATAACAGCAAAGCAAATGGCGGAATAAGAAAATCCTTTTTATCCATCTCACCAAATCGAAGGGCTTTTATCCCTAGTTTTTTTAATTGAAAAGCCCGCGATAAAACAAGCGTTACAAAGAGAAATAATGTTGCTGCGGCAATATATCTCATCATATGATTTCCTTCCCTTTACGATAAAATAGGCAAATCCCTCCGTCAATTATTTCATTCTTTCAATCGGTTCCTTTAAACAATATTAACAGGTTCGCTTATGAAAGATAAATCAAATTTATTAGGCAGTGCCTGAAAACAGTCAGACTGATAAGAATATTAAATAAACTTTAGTTTATTTAATATTTTACATCAGAAATATAGTCAATTTGCTTTTATTCCGAAGTGAATATTTGGGTTAAGAGGACATAAATAAGAGAAAAGCAGATTGACAATGGTACTGTTTCATATTTAATCAAGTATACATTTTTTAGCTTTAAAGCTTACAAAACATTATTTACAAGAAAACGTGAATTCGGGTGGAATCAGAAAGAAGTCCGAACAGGCGAAGGCTGGATTTTGCAAAGCAAAGTTTCTGAATAGAATGGTCGGCAAGTCCGGCTGTAAGGCATTATGCTCAGGTTTTTACACAGCAAAAATTCTTTTTTCGATAATAAAATCCGCTTTTATGGGAAAAAGCCTAAGCTTTTGACCTTTCGGATACGCCTTAAAGGTTCATTCTGACTAGAGTATCCCTGCCTGTTTTCTAAAGGTTTCCATTCCTGCTTATTATTTCTCTTTTTATAAATCAAAATTTATCAAACACCGATTATGCTCATAATCTGACTGGGTGCCAATTTTAATTATATTTATATTCTTATCAATATAACAAGAAATCCTTGAATAATTTTTTAGTATCAAAAAACCAAGCAGATACCTCTATCAATAACCCAAATCAATCTAGCCTGCTTCTTAAAAACCTTATTTTCCTGTTTCTCCCACAACTTCTCTTTTAAGCCACCTGTCAACCCGATTCCTTTTAAAAACTTCATTTACTGCTATAGCAAAAATAACGCCGATAGCTGTGTCAATCATTCTGCCAAAGGCATAATAGGTAACATGGTCTGCAGGGGTATTAAACAGGATTATACAAAGCACCACTCCGCCGGGCTGAACGGCACCCGGCCACTTAAACGCAACTGATGACCAAACCAAAAGGATAACCCCAAAAAAGATTAAAATAACCTTCAAATAATAATTCCCATTGGGAAAAATTAAACGTTCTACCCAAAATATGCCTATTCCCAGAAGGCCGCCGATAATTGTTCCGATAAGCCTGTTTCCGCCGTTCTTTTTTGAATCCTCAATACTGTTACCCATTCCAAATATAACACCAATACAGGCAAAAGTGGGATTTTCTCCAAACGGAAGATAGAGAAGGGCAAGTATTGCCGTCGCTAAAGCCGTTTTTAAACTCCTTTGCCCAAGGCCTGGTATCACTGCATGCATCGGTTTATGACTGTTCATATTATAAAATTCCTCTACTAATTCTAATTTTAAAAACTATATTTTGTTCGCCTATGTTACTGTACAAATTATAAGTAATGTCTAATTCTATTATACTATCCACTATTACAGTTCTCGAAGGCCTGTACCGGGATATTCTATTGTAATATTGCCTTATCCATCATACCATAACAAGATTTATTTTTCGACATATTCTTTCATAAAAATAAAAGATGCCAAGAATAAAACTCTCCGTGTACGGAAAATTTTATTCTTAGCAGTTTTTTTAGCAGAACCTGAAATCTAAACCTCCGCTTAATGTTTTATAACATTTTATTCTTTGTTGCCGTACTCTTTTTGCCGGAGATGCTTTTTTAAATTTTACGCCCTTTTCATCTCTTGCTAATATAAATCACATACTGTTTATCTTCTCCGTTTCATGATTAAAATCAGCATGAGTATTAAATAGCATACTAGTAATATATCCTTTTGGACCTTGGTATCAATATATTGTTTAACAACCATAAACCATGTAATCATCCAAAAAATCTGATACATCACTAAAGTTCTGAATATGTACAGTTAGTCTTTTCATTTTTCCCACGTGTTCACGCTTCACATTCAGTTCTGGATTAAAGTGAGATATTAATAAGGCTTCCATCTCACAAAGGAAGTTATTAGACTCCCTATATGGAATTATAAATTCTAAAGGAATATACTCTTTATCTTTTGATAGAAATATAATTGTTCCAAAATAAATACGCTTATTAAGCATATTATATTTTGGACTGTGTAATTTTAATGCTGCTAAATGCCCATTAACAAATCTACCCTTTTTAGAATCTGTTTTTCCGACATAAACCAATTTTTCATCTGTATCATCATAAACAGTTATAAAATATATATTATAGCAACATTCTGGTGGTTCTCCTAATTCCTCTAAAATCCATGCCTTTTCTTCATGGTCTAAATCATAGTTATTATCTTCATTTACATCAGCAATCTCACAGGCCCTTTCTATATATTCTTTATTTTTATGCCACGAGTAAAACAAGTTTCCCGTATCAATTGTGTTTGCTAAATATAAATCTACCGCTATATCTAGAGCAATAAATGCGCCCATTTCAAAACAAGGTTTTAAGTTCCCATAAAAGTTAATCGGTGTAACGCTTTCATTACCCTTTACCCAAGGCTTTAATGGCTGAAACTTCATTACATCATTCCTCGCAATCTACACATTGTTTGAAATTCTGCATAATTCGACAACGCACTCCATATGATAACTCCTGGGGAACATATCATGAAATCTAACCTTTTCTATTTCATATCCTGCTTCCGTAAATATTTTAAGGTCTCTTACTAAGGTTACGGGGTTGCAGGAGACGTAGATGATTTTTGGGGAGGAAAAGTCAATTATAGGGCCTATTGCCTTAGGGTGAATGCCTTCTCTCGGAGGGTCAAGGACGATGAGGGAGGGCTTTTTATCAAGTTCGTTAATCTTTTTAAGAACATCTCCGGCGATAAAACGGCAATTGCTTATGCCGTTTAGTTTTGTATTTTCATTGGCGGCGGCAACTGCTTCTTCTATAAGTTCGATACCCATGACCTCTTTTGCCTTAAAGCTCAGAATTTGGCCGATGGTTCCCGTTCCGCAGTAAAGGTCAAAGATGACAGAATTGTCTTCTCCTGCAAATTCTCTTACGGTTTCATAAAGCCTTTCGGCGCCTTGGGAATTTGTCTGAAAAAATGAAAAGGGGCTTATTTTAAATATAAGGCCGTTTATTTTTTCGTAGAAATAATCTCTTCCGTAAATAAGCTTTACATTGTCCGGTCTTATAATGTCTGCAACGCTGTCGTTTTCCGTATGAAGAATGCCTTTGATTTCGCCCGAAAGCTCAAGAGAAAGAAGCATATCTTTAAGGGCTGAAAGATCCTCCGGAAAATTTGGGGCGGTTACAAGATTTATGAGAATTTCCCCTGTGAAAAAACCCTTTCGTATAATTAAATGGCGCAGATGGCCGTCCTTTCTCATACGGTGGTAAAAATTTATGTTTTTATCAGAAAAATAGCCTTTTACGCATTTTACAATGATTCCGTAATCCTCCGGGGCAATTTTACATTGAGAGCCGTTGCTGACTTCATAATAAGAATTTCTTTTTCTCATGCCCAATTCCAAGTTTCCGCCTTTTTCATTGTCTCCGAAGGAGTATTCCATTTTGTTTCTGTAATGGCTTTCTTCTTCTGCAAAAACAAATTCTCTGTCTATGGGAAGGCTGATGCCGCCTTCTGCAAAAAGCTTTAAAAGGGCGTTTTTCTTTATATCTGATTCCTTATTATAAGGAAGAGACTGAAAGGTGCAGCCGCCGCAAATTCCCGACTCTGAGCAAAGAGGCGTTATTTCGTCCTTTGAAGGAGAAGATACATTCATAAGGCTTCCGTAAAGGCTTCTCTTCTTCCTTCCTATAAGGGCCTCAACGACCTGCCCGGGAAGAGCGTTTTTAACCTTTACTTCCCCTTCTTCTATCACCCCTATTCCCATATTGGGGAATTCAAAGTCCGTAATCTCTATTTCTTTTATAAATTTTTTAGCCATAAACGCCTCCAGATTATATTAGGGTAAAATAAAGATTCTTAAAGTCAAAATATGGAACGCTTCCTGCTTTCTCTATTTAATGAGCAAACTTAAAAAACCATACAAGCATACGCTTGTACCTCTTTTTAAGTTCGCGCCCTAATTTGTTTTCAGTTTTGTTAAAGATATTTTGCCATAACATATAATTGTATTTTTAAATTTCATATGATATAATGGTTTTTGGTATAGTTGTGTTTTTAAAGCTTATGTAAAAAATAGGAGTGTTTTAATGAGTATCGAAGTCGGCAGCATCATAGAAGGTAAAGTTGTAAGAATTAAGCCCTTTGGCGCCATTGTATCCATCGGCGACAATCTTCAAGGTCTTGTTCATATATCTCATATTTCCAACAGCTTTGTACAAGATATCAACGAGCATCTTGCCGTTGGAGATATTATAAAGGTCAAGGTTCTTTCCGTTGACGAGGCTAATAATAAAATTGCTTTATCGATCAAAGAGGCTGTTTCTGACAGCAGGAAAAACGATAGCGATTCCGGTGGAAATTACGTTCCAAAAGAAAGAGAACCTCAGGCCCCTAAAGAGCCTCTTGATTCCGTATCCCTTTTTGAAGAAAAGTTCAAAGAATGGGTAAAATCCTCCAATGAGCGTCAAGCAGGAATAAATAAAAGAAACAAAAGAAGATAATTTTCAACAGTCAAAATTTCAGGCTGCCGGCTAAAGTCGGAAGCCTTTTTTCGTTCCTGATGAAAAGGCGTGAACTTAGAAAACAGGGCAACTGTATAATAAAACAAAAACAAAGTACAGTAAATTTCAACTTAAATCAAAGTGAAACAATTTTATTTTATTTGAATGAAAGATTCCACAAGATAACTTGTCTTATTACTGTTTAAAATGAAATTGTCTATAGCTCCAAGAGATAGTTCTCTATAATTTAAAAACACGGCTTTTTTTCGGAAACGATACCTTTTTGAATCATTCCGAATATACCTTTTTGCGGCATTTGTTTTACTATAGTTTAAATACCCTATGAGCTTCGTAAGGAACGGTTTTTATTGGAAAGCAGCCCAAATTTCATTATATAAAGCCTGTAAAGAGAAATAGCTTTATGCCGCTATGGGCATATTTTAAAACTTCTAGAAATCCTTATTTCGTTTTATTCCGCAGCTTTTTGTGAAGGCGGCGGCCAATGTTAATCTTTAAAGACTACTAAGTACAATTTCAACTTACCCTCTCATAATTTCATATTATTTCAAGCTCATGTGCTTATTTTCTTAATCAATAAAGAAATTTCAGCAGCAAGCCAAACTTAATTAGCCCCCTTCATCTTTTCTTTTAATCAGCTTATCAAGCCTCTGCCTAAGACTTTTGCGCCTTTCAGCTTCTAATTGGGCATCTTTTATATATTTCCCGTCGTTTAAGAAAATAATATCGCCTTCTTTTGTGCCTACTTCAAGAAGCTCTATGGGAATTTCTTTAAATTCTCCCGTTTCAATATCCTGACAAAGGGCAAAATTATCATTCAATCTGTCTATTGCGTATTTCAAAACATCACTCCTAATAATTCTCCATATAGTGAATATTCTTTCCATCTGTAAATAGAAGTATGTTGCCGGACATATCCGTTCTTAATATTTTTATATCCTTATCGCTTAATCTTTTTAAAATTTCTTTATGAGGGTGGCCGTAGGAATTGCCTTTTCCGCAGCTGATTACGGCAATTTCCGGATCTACGGCGTCTAAAAACGCCTGAGAAGTGCTTGTTGTGCTTCCATGGTGAGAGACCTTATATACATCTGCCGCAAGACTTATATTGCCTGAAAGCATTTCCTCTTCAGAAACGGTCTCTGCATCTCCTGCAAATAAAAAGCTTCTTTCATCACAGTCAAGCCGAAGACCTATGGAATAATTGTTAAGGCTTTCGTATGCCGCAGAATTCGGGGCAATCACAGTAAAGAGAATTTCACCGTTCCCAAAGGTATCTCCTGTCTGCGGAATCGTAACTTCAACAGCATTATCTTCCAAAGCGGAAATCATATTTTCAAATGTTTTCGTCGTATGAACTACATCAGGCATCATAAAGTTCTTAATTTCGTATTGATCAATAACGTCTTTCATGCCCCCT
This is a stretch of genomic DNA from Anaeropeptidivorans aminofermentans. It encodes these proteins:
- a CDS encoding aldo/keto reductase; amino-acid sequence: MKMVKLSDRLSLSVLVQGFWRLKSWEMTTKELTDYMNLCIEKGVTSFDTAEIYSDTLCEKLMGEAFEQDKTIRNKIQLISKTGIFAEEINGRRFGYYNTSYDRILQSCKESLQRLKTDYLDLYLIHREDPCFDPWETARALKELKKEGLVKEVGVSNFDPFKFDALNKAMGGELVTNQIEWNPICFEHFNSGMMDYLTVNKIHPMIWSPLAGGKLFKGEEEHCKKALEKLKEIAGRHGEEAETIIYAWLMYHPVGALPLLGSNKPKRLELALKALDVKLKHYEWYEIYTASGQQVLR
- a CDS encoding methyltransferase family protein — its product is MMRYIAAATLFLFVTLVLSRAFQLKKLGIKALRFGEMDKKDFLIPPFALLLFYIVLTSTFGLPKIGAELFNNEFAGWIGVIVCIIGILLFLYALVSFGKSFRVGLDEDHPGALVTTGAFSISRNPIYTAFGLILIGEFLIIPNWIILIYVFIGIWLLNRQILLEEQSLKKIYGEKYMEYCKKVRRFL
- a CDS encoding FUSC family protein, with the protein product MNSHKPMHAVIPGLGQRSLKTALATAILALLYLPFGENPTFACIGVIFGMGNSIEDSKKNGGNRLIGTIIGGLLGIGIFWVERLIFPNGNYYLKVILIFFGVILLVWSSVAFKWPGAVQPGGVVLCIILFNTPADHVTYYAFGRMIDTAIGVIFAIAVNEVFKRNRVDRWLKREVVGETGK
- the rlmD gene encoding 23S rRNA (uracil(1939)-C(5))-methyltransferase RlmD — encoded protein: MAKKFIKEIEITDFEFPNMGIGVIEEGEVKVKNALPGQVVEALIGRKKRSLYGSLMNVSSPSKDEITPLCSESGICGGCTFQSLPYNKESDIKKNALLKLFAEGGISLPIDREFVFAEEESHYRNKMEYSFGDNEKGGNLELGMRKRNSYYEVSNGSQCKIAPEDYGIIVKCVKGYFSDKNINFYHRMRKDGHLRHLIIRKGFFTGEILINLVTAPNFPEDLSALKDMLLSLELSGEIKGILHTENDSVADIIRPDNVKLIYGRDYFYEKINGLIFKISPFSFFQTNSQGAERLYETVREFAGEDNSVIFDLYCGTGTIGQILSFKAKEVMGIELIEEAVAAANENTKLNGISNCRFIAGDVLKKINELDKKPSLIVLDPPREGIHPKAIGPIIDFSSPKIIYVSCNPVTLVRDLKIFTEAGYEIEKVRFHDMFPRSYHMECVVELCRISNNV
- a CDS encoding S1 RNA-binding domain-containing protein, whose translation is MSIEVGSIIEGKVVRIKPFGAIVSIGDNLQGLVHISHISNSFVQDINEHLAVGDIIKVKVLSVDEANNKIALSIKEAVSDSRKNDSDSGGNYVPKEREPQAPKEPLDSVSLFEEKFKEWVKSSNERQAGINKRNKRR
- a CDS encoding DUF3006 domain-containing protein produces the protein MKYAIDRLNDNFALCQDIETGEFKEIPIELLEVGTKEGDIIFLNDGKYIKDAQLEAERRKSLRQRLDKLIKRKDEGG
- a CDS encoding ComEC/Rec2 family competence protein → MNKRKITEGKKKLLSVLLWMLVIYMVGHFVYVYNFSPEQKGFQDLAYVHFVDVGQGDAVIIQGKDFNVLIDAGEAGSGVTEYIDSLGITAFDYVIATHPHSDHIGGMKDVIDQYEIKNFMMPDVVHTTKTFENMISALEDNAVEVTIPQTGDTFGNGEILFTVIAPNSAAYESLNNYSIGLRLDCDERSFLFAGDAETVSEEEMLSGNISLAADVYKVSHHGSTTSTSQAFLDAVDPEIAVISCGKGNSYGHPHKEILKRLSDKDIKILRTDMSGNILLFTDGKNIHYMENY